A window of Amaranthus tricolor cultivar Red isolate AtriRed21 chromosome 8, ASM2621246v1, whole genome shotgun sequence genomic DNA:
TATAGTAAGGAGTAAAACAAAAGCAACAGTAGTAAAAGTTTGTTACAAAGTTGTTATTTTATCGTTACAcaaaatgttatattaaaatgcTAAGAGGAAATAATAAAACTGGACTGAATAATATTGACATCCCCCTCAAGCTTGGGGTGGATGCATACTAAGCTTTGATAATAATGTTTGGAATTGTGTGGAAGGAATTATCTTGGTAAACACATCAGCTAACTAGTTGGAAGTCGGAAGATAAGTAACTTGCCATAAGCCTTCCAAGACCTTTTTTCGAGTAAAGTGGTAGTCGATTTCAATGTGTTTGGTGCAGTCGTGAAAAACAGGGTTGTGAGCAATATTGAGATCTAATTGGTTGTCAATGGAGAGTGACCGGTTTGAGATTACTGACCCCCAATTCCTCAAGAAGACGAATTGTCCATGTAACTTCGAAGGCAGCAGAGGCCATAGCACGATACTCAGCTTCAGAAGAGGACCGAGAAATAGTCGTTTGCTTCTTTGACTTTCAGCTGATGGGAGATTGACCAAAGAGAAGTAGATAGTCTGTAACGAATCGACGAGTGTCAACACAAGAACCCCAATCCGAATAAGAAAAAGCCTAAAGAGAAGTAgatagttagtaactgcgaacagctattttgtcttttttgacctgttcgcagttactaactgcgaacagccccaaaccttagGTCTGGGAGTGTCACGCTCAGTTTTGAAATAATTTGGTTTTTCAATTattgaattcatttttttttttcgctcaactttttcaaaaattcgtAAGACTACACATCCTATCAACAAGTATTGTTAATAACATAGTTGACATCAAGGTatcaaaaaatttgaattatgaATGATGAATCGAAAAGATTATAAAATTGTACTAATAAGATTGATAATGGTTTATTGCTTAATAATTcctatttctttttaatttttttcataaaactcataaaaCTCTTACATATTTGAGTTTTATGATTCAAACACAAAGAGACAGAGAGTAATCTTAATGATAACTAATAACAAGCCGAATTGAACTAAATTGAAGTGCTTTAACAATTAATTGAATAGTTAATGAGAATGTAAAAACCTATCCTTGGACGACAGTCACACCCTCGTAACTGATTTTACATTAAGCAAAAAACAATACCACGTATGTTAGGTTTGATTCTCGCTagccctttttcttttttttttttcggccTATTTTATAAtctacaaaattaataataacaataatcaaagATTAACGGCCTTTCCACACTTGAGAGCTTCAGGAGGGATGTCGTTCTCAGTTTTTAGGCTATTTTCATTGTTCCATACTCTGAAATAGACTTCTTGGCCCAAGTATCGCCTGTGCCATATTGCTGATCTCAAATTCCACATTCCTTTATTATCTAGTGAAACTAATACTGCTGTCCATGAATTTCTATAAACCTGCACACCATTTTTatgtcaaaaatgttttaagaatttactttttaattcaAAGAGTGAGATAGAGTATCCTATGACATTAGTTATAAAGGTGAGATTCAAACACGTGATTGGGCATCTAATTATAAAGATGAGTGGGCAAGCGTTAGTTTATTGCTAGATATGAGTCGTTGAGTTGAGTTGTTTGACTAGCTAGTTGAAATTGACCGTTTAATTTTGTGTGTTGTTAAGCTAACACTAAATTGAAATGTTTCTTAAATTAAGTAAACAttgttatatatatgtttgttagACAAAGAGTGGGTCAACaagcaaaaaattaataaaaaagtagTTAGGTATAGGGCAAAATTTTCATTTCAGTTAATAACTAGCTTTTTAAGAGTTGGTCTTGTTTGaatttagtgtatattaaaaTAACGTGCACAAACTTAAAATTTAAGAAGTACCGGATAAAGTGCGATTAAATAGAGTAGAGAATGCAGTTAAAAGTGCCTAAAAACACACTATATATTGAATCACAATATCAACAATTACAAACATTCAGCTTATTAATTAAGAGTTTACCTGGACAGTGCTTCTCCAAACAGCATCCACCAAATTGTATTTTCTTCTCATATCCGGACTCCATACAGAATTGGCACCAAATCTGAAAAGTTTCATTTCGTAAActcaacaaatcaaacaaagcaaaTAACATATCTCTTCCTCCCACTCATTTTATTtgtataattctttttaataCAAGAGTAGGGATGAAAAAAATGGGCGTGTGGATGCGGTATGCCCTTTCTCATACCCATAGCCACCTAAAATTTCCATACCTATTATTTACGGTCTACCCACCTCCCATGGCCggtaaaattttcaaactcaCTCCTACTCAATTGGGTATACATTCAAATCCATCACCACCCGCTATGGCCAATTGGATATACCTATCATGAGTGTTACCCACTTTAGATTCGTCTCACATTCACTTTAAGTTGCATTATATACTTTATGAATCcttacaaatttaattgtacACCTAATTTTGTTTAGATCATATAATGTattgaataaaattaatttctttatttattgtcaataatttttaattaaaatatataaatatgataTAAATTAGTACATTATAGATATAGGGTGGCGGATATGGGGTGGGATGAGCGGTTATGGGGTTGGGCGGGACTTTATACCCAATACCTACCCACTATCCATGTTGGGTAAGAGTTTTCATACTCATCCATTCATTATCCACCAAAATCATACCCATATCCGTTCTAATTGGACGGATGCAATACGAAACCCGTATAATTTTACCCGCTTGCCATCCCGATGCTAGAGTTTTATATTCAAGATAtagcaaaataaataagacaaagaGAATattgatagagtatatataatatatcatgggACTTCAACCAAATTCAGCTTAAATTTGTAGTTGAATTGGTTCTTAACATGATATCAAAGCCAGTGTAGCAAGAGTTCGTTGGTTCAAATATTTACCAGCACTTATTTATAAAGTGGAATATTAAGTATCAGGTATGATAAGGATTTGTGTTggatccacacttctagcccaaagggctctcgtgtgaaaGAACATGTCCTGAAATCTCAGCCATCATCTTAAGCTTTTGTTTGAATTGGTTTATTAATTGATTCCTAAACAATTATGTAGAAAAGGAACAAGAAACATACGCGACAACAAAGAAGTTGTGGCCGTCAAGATGCCAAGACTGGGTGGTAGTCTCATTGTTTTGAAAGATAAGTTCAACATAATTATGAAGAGCCACACCATAAACGGAGGTTCCATTAACCATAGGGCCTGGTGATGGTTGATCTCTGCTGGTGTTAAGGTCGAAAACACCAGGAATGTTGTAATAATCTGCAAGTTTTAAGGGTGTATCTGGGTTTATATATGAAACATTGTTCACTCCATAACGTTGCTTCCCATCGATTTCTCCGACTGACTGTTGTATGATTATTGTTCTTGTGATTTGTATTCCTCCATAACGGTATGATCCTTGAGGGTTTGGCCTTGCAGCATTTGCAGTCAAATTCCATCTACATTTACCAAAATTATTAATTGAGGGACTCAGTGGTCGATTtagatattatattatttcatgTTTGGAAACGatgatttcattttaaaatctaGATTTGACTCAATTTattatttggcaaattaaaaattttcaattttgaatcTCGATGAATTCCAACATTGTTTACAAAGTacttaaagttgagaatttggaAATGACATCCGAatcttgtcattttcaaattcttcatttatgatttcatattTGAAATctgtaatttgaaatgaattatttatttctaaACACAACCTTAAGTGAATTTAAAAAGTcagaatcaaaattaaaaacaaagtcAATgtcatataaatgaaaattttacaaATAGTAATGCGCAGTATTTAATATGTAAATTAATGTATAGTTACCATAATAAATATGATGCATATATGAAACTTAAAAGTATTAAATAGTTATTATTTGACTAAAACCTTTAAATTTTAgccaatttattttttagaaaagtaGCATTTGTATTTGCCCACAAATCTTAATCTATGCAATACAAAAAAGTTATAGCTTATGATATATTAATACTCGTTTAAATTAATTGATAAGTAACATTATAATTATATACTACTTTCAATTTTAGATacttttttagttatttatatgTCAAATTAGTACAATATAACTTTTTTATAGTACTTTAATAAATATACCTAAATTTTTAAGGGTCGAATTAATCAAGTGGGCTCAAATGACCTCGTAACCtactatataatttattttagggaTCGAAACCTCTTAACATCAATTATTAAACTTCTAATTATGATGGTCAGTAAACTTGCTACTAGAAGTCAATGTTAAGTCATAGTTAATCTCATTGACGTTTcatttcaaatgaaatttaGATTCAAGCATGAAAATTCTTGAGTTGCATTCACATTTATCACCTAACGGGCTTTCGTGTGAGAAAACGTGACAGAATATCTTTGAGACATTTTGGGTGTCGACAATCAATTTAAGCTTAAATATACTcacttaacaaaaaaaataaatatacctAAAAGTTCTTGCTTGCTTCATAGACCAATGAACTTCATAAGTGGGCCCAATAGGTAGAGGAAGAGATGGGCCCACAACGGATCCATTGTAACGAAGAATTGCAGTGGCCTGAATTGCCGTCCTTGCGAAACGAGTAGACGCAACAATGTAGTAACCCTTGACAGTACCATTAAGCTTAACTAAGAAAGCTAAGGATTGGCCTGGATGAACATCAAGTGAGTCATATTCTTCTTGTAGGACATGAGAACCTTCAACTTCAACTAGTTTTAGACCATGTTCCTGAATCCTTATGTTGAAGGAAGTCATTGTGCCTACATTTGATACACGTACTAAGTATGTTTTTCCTGCTTCACCGGTTATGATTGTGTTTTTTGGATCACCATTGATGAGTAAACCATCTGGTTGGGGCATACCATTGCCATTGTCTAGCCTATTTTGGAGATCCTGTGTAACATTAAAAGAGTCAAATTACATAGGAGGTTCTGAGTATGTTTCGACTGCACAAGTCTTCGAAAAATTAGGggtcttaatattaaattacttagTACTTATATGTTATAGGtgtttaataatataaaatttttagaaaaatatcataagttTTAAAGTTGCATAGGCCTTTTAtagaatttttcaatttttaatctGTCCTGGTGAAATTTACATACCATAGCTACCCATTGTGCACCTCAAATTTAATCCTTTATGATATGGGCTTTTAACATATTGATTGGACTTTAAATAAGGTGGGTTCataatagatttttttttatttacattagtCGATCCAACCCAGATTATATAGGGTTGTATCTACCTAGTTTACATTTTATGGGCCTTAGACAAATTATGAAAAGGGATCATCTCTATAGAGGATCAACTTAGGtcttttatttaatgaatgTTTGACAATATAATAGTAATGGACCCCTATAGATTatactatttataatattattataaattatgtaacacaaattcttgtatgagacgattTTACTGTGAGATATGTCTCATAGTTGGATTAAATTGCCCAACAATAAAAACTTTTTGCTTAGACTTCTTGTTGTAAAGTCATCTCACCATGATACAGTCTTATATTAAACGGGCTAATTATGTAAACATTctatatttaattcttaattgacaAAGAATAAACTATAAATTGAAATTAGAATATTAAACACTTTTTTAACTCTTGGCCCAAGAGAAATGCTACCTTG
This region includes:
- the LOC130820371 gene encoding L-ascorbate oxidase homolog, translated to MGKITRLSFLLKVLALACIFGVNAESPYRYYDWEITHGMISPLGVPQRGILINGQFPGPKIECNTNDNVYVTIYNKLDEPLLMTWNGIWQRKMSWQDGVLGTNCPIPPNTNWTFKMQAKDQIGSYMYFPSTGMQRLAGAFGAFNIIRRSVIAIPYPEPAGEHTLLVGDWYNTDYKDLQNRLDNGNGMPQPDGLLINGDPKNTIITGEAGKTYLVRVSNVGTMTSFNIRIQEHGLKLVEVEGSHVLQEEYDSLDVHPGQSLAFLVKLNGTVKGYYIVASTRFARTAIQATAILRYNGSVVGPSLPLPIGPTYEVHWSMKQARTFRWNLTANAARPNPQGSYRYGGIQITRTIIIQQSVGEIDGKQRYGVNNVSYINPDTPLKLADYYNIPGVFDLNTSRDQPSPGPMVNGTSVYGVALHNYVELIFQNNETTTQSWHLDGHNFFVVAFGANSVWSPDMRRKYNLVDAVWRSTVQVYRNSWTAVLVSLDNKGMWNLRSAIWHRRYLGQEVYFRVWNNENSLKTENDIPPEALKCGKAVNL